TgtgaattaaacatttgtttgagaAATATAATGTTAATATGTTGGAATTAAGCAGTACATTTTCAAttcatgtattatattttaagttatgatttatacatttagttGTATTGCCAATTTTTATTGTCTAGGTTTTGGAAGAGGTAGGATATCTTTGACACTAATGTGATTATATCAAAATTGATAACTGTAAATTCAGCtgctttcattatttttgttgtgtttttaataaaaccGAATAAATATACAAGTGTAAGGAGTATTTCTTGTTGAGCTtttactcgtgtgtgtgtgtgtgtgtgtgtgtgtgtgtgtgtgtgtgtgtgtgtgtgtgtgtgtgtgtgtgcagactgcCTTTCCAAACATTCATGCATGTATTAATGCAATCCCATGATtaagtatgtatagtatatgcTTTGTAAGTGCGAAACATGAGTAATTTAAGGTGGAATTGTATTGAAGAAAATATAAACGTGTGTTAGAttatactgccacctgctgtctTAATTTGTTGCTGCATATTTAGTGGGTCTGCTGCACTCTTCAAAAACAGTTATGCTGACTCACCAATTAATGAAATCCTTTTTATTCCCAGGTTTGGTTTCTCCGCAGAGTACATTGTTGGAAGTATGCTTTTTAACTAGAACAATGGATTGTTTTCTTATTAATTACAGTTTGTTGTACTCATTTAGATTGTTTTATGACATCCTTACATTAATGGAATATGGATGAATATAATACAACATTCTCATTCCCCATCTGCTTCAACCTACTGACATTCCCAGTTGTCTTAGAGTTGATACTGTGTATAAACATTACATGTTTTTCTTGAAAGCATACACATTCCCAACAAGTCACTGTGACAATTTGCTTTCCTTGTGCTTTTTGGTTCACTCCCTTCTAGTCAAAAACTTAAAAGCCCTTTTACAAGAAAGTGTgatattacatttctgttaaaCTATGTATATACAAGTGTGAATATAGCTGTGGTAGAACTATACAGTAGTCTGCCTTAACCAAACTGCATTCAACAAGACAGCACGTACAATGACAACAGAAATGGTTTCATATCTGACAGGCGTATATCAAACAGTAGAGGACTAGAACAACTGATTTAGGATGCATATTAGCACACATGCAGGTTACAGTCTCTGATGAAGGGAACAAGACATTTGGTCTCTGGTGAACCAATGTATAAAGTTGTCAGAGAACATTACACTACATACAGTCTAGTCGCCAGACTTCTTAGTCATGTTGTTTGATCGGAGTATTTAAAAAGGTACTGACTGaatgaacaaatatttaaaaagaaaaatggtttGGAAGCACTGTTGTGTTTACCAACATTTAACTTGTTTCTTATGTCAGTGGGTGAAAAGAAAATCCATGTTGCACAAGTGCCAATTGCCCCTGCCTATAGAGTAGTGTGTCAGTTGGTTGCCAATAATACCAGCAACAGATCCATTCTCACGTATTCCAGCATTTTGAAGGACACATTTCATACTGTGCTCACTGGGCAGTACACCTAATTGCACTTAAATCCATATGTGCCGAGGCAAGGCTTTAAACATGCACTTACTACCAACTACACAGCACTGACATTCATCTGTACCACCACTGAATTACAACCACTCTCACAGACGTGTAACAAATATACTGTTTCAATAATCATCCTCAAGCACCCAGGTCAGCAGGACAAACAGTCAAACTTTACAACCCCAATTCTCCTAAAGAGTCATGCTACTGGGTGGCAGGACAATATTTGTCCTACACAAAAAAATCTGTTCAGTACAGACAATGCTTATGGTATCATATTGCAGCAAGTTTCTTAAGTCCTTTTAAACTGTGTGTCTAAGGTTTATGCACCAGAACCTTAAGTACCACAGCAAAGAGTAATCTAGATGTCCTACAGCAGAAACGTGACTGGTCCAGTCAATGTTGTATTTAGAGTTATTTTTAAAACTAGCATCTGtgtttaaagcagaataaatgAAATATCATGTGATTCAATATGTAGAAGTTAAGGTttcaatgttttgcatttaCATTCCCCATTTAAAACCTCAGTGCTCCATGAAGCAGGTTATCTTTGTCTGCAGTATAGAATATAAACCAGTAGAGGGCTCTAGAGCACTACAATGAACCAGTACTTGCTGTGTTGAAATAAGGCTTTTAACAGTTTGCTGACTtttcaaagaagaaaaagggggaAGGGGGTATATTAAAAACTTTTGCATGCTCTTAATTAAGGCGTATTCTGATCCAGAGACTATATTGTAACCCTTACTCTGATCAATGCAttctataattaaaataaaagtattatgactgggagaaaacatttaattggtACAGGTAAGTATGCTGAATGTCCAAGTTAGCAGACTGAACCCAATGTTGGGTCTTTCCGTTTAGCACTCCACCCTCTCCCACTTTTCCATTGAGGGGTGGACGATGCTGTGGCCTCGGGGACACTATTTAAACGGAGAGGTGGGTGTACGGATAGTGTCAGCCGGACTTTGGGAATAGTCCTCAGACTCAGTCGTGAACTCGGCGACGAAGAGGCTGGGGTTGGCACTACGGGAGGCTCCAGCTCCCATACTGTGTGGGAGGTGGGGCGCAAGCTTCACATCCTGGTGGCGTCTTCGTCGGAAAACTTGCTTCTCCTTATCAAGTGGCGTTGTCTGAGAGAGGGTGACACAGCAGCTAGTGTTAGGTTCTCCACAAGACCACAGAGATGAGGAGTGGCATCCAATCAACCACCAGTGAGACACTTGGCAAATGTTAGATGAGCCAATGTTTGCATGCAGTTGTATCAGAAAAGCTGCATTTACTTTACTGCTATTCTCCTTAGAGTTTCACTTCTTGTGACAGAGAAAGATTCACTTCATCTTGTGACATAGAAAACTAGTGCAGCGCTCAACAAGACCATAAGTAGCAACAAGAGGCAAAAAGCTCTGCCAATGTCAGATTGTGACATCTTTGTCTGCGACAGCACTTCTTGCaaagaaatcaaaaatgtattcaactcTTGAAACAAAATTCCAGTTGCTCAATACGTCAAATGAACCCAAAAATGCGTTAGCATTAATTAGGGATGCATAACTTTTCTGTGCAGAATAAGTAAATAGCAAGGTAAACTGTGAGACCAGGCCAGAGGAAACAGCCACAGCACTAGTGAGATGAAGGAACGTGATTAAGCGATGGATTTGATAATAAAGGGCGAGGCGTGAAAAGGGCTTCCTTGGAGGACAATGGGTAAAACCATTTGGGGGATGGGAAATGAAGACTGCCAGCACTTTGTCATGGAAGCACTGCATATTTACTCTATGCTGTGTCATACCTTATCCAGTACAATCCTGGATGCTGATAGTGGTCCAAAGACCCTGACCTCTGGATGGTAAAGTCCTCGTCCAGCTGAGCAGAGAGAGTCGAGTGCAACTCAGAGGATCACCTTAAACTCAAAGCATCACTGACCTGATTAACATTAAGGTGCACAACTCTAAACTTGTGTTATAACTGCTTTGTtgagaaggaaaggaaatatTATGTCACTGTCAACTGACTGAACTGTCAgagaaatatttccatttggTAACAAAATAAAGTCTGCATACGAGAGATGTAGAGGAGTGCAACTGATCCCCCTGCCCTGCCCCAAATCAGTGGTAAGTAGTAACAAGGTAAGTTAATTAATTACCTTTCTACCAATTGTACAAGTCCAGCTCAGCTTTGACTAAATTCAAGATATAATTTCTAGCGAAACCTAGTCATTCTAGGACAACTATGTTATTTATAAAATCTCCTCACGACAGTGCTGACAGTCCATCTacaagaggaggatgagaggccAGAGCACGCGCAGAAAGACCCGGCAGCAAGAAGCAGATGGATGAAgtgatgtacagtacacacagagtAAAGCTTAGAAGtcactaaagtaaaaataatacaatgaaTAATGGGTTAATTTGCTACTTTGCAAAAGCACACATTGTTAGTTTCAACTAAACAACGACTGAATTGTAATGACATCCAAATGGTAAAGACAAAAAGCTTTTGCACACTTAAGGAGTTAGGCTGCAGGTGCATATGATGAATACTGgttcaaaatgagtttttcaaCTTTGAATGAGATCCAAAGCATCATCGCTTAAgaacataaaaaactaaaaaagagcCAAAATATGTACTCATGCAGAGTTGCATGcagtgtctgtttgtgttgggCTGCAGATCAGTGCTTACTGTAATGACTGACACTCCTGCTGTGGTGCTGTTGAGCTTAGGCCCAGTGTTGAAGTGCTTCTTGATCTTCCCAGCCACAGGCAGCTGGTGCTCGTTCTCTGACACACCATCATCCTGGAAAATGTAAAGAACAAAGCTTCAGAAAACTACCTGCTCCATCATACTGCACTCTTTCTTAGCAGTGCTTGTATGTACACAGGGGACTTTAAAATGCTGAACTTACATTGACCCAGAGGTGCTCGAGCACCTGTACAGCTGTGTATCTCTCATCCACCTCGACCTGCAGCATTCCAGTGATCAGAGCctaaaaaaagacaacattatCATACTGGATACTCATGGAACATGAGACAGCAACACATCACTGACAGATTCTGGCGTTTCACATGGAGCATAACGATGGGAGATGAGGAGAGCACTTCCAGACACAAACCTTGGCCGTGTCAGACACATTGTCCCAGTATGGTGCAGGGAAATCAAGCTTGCCCCTCAAAAGCTGTTCCAGGAGAGCCTCCTGATCGTCTCCACTGCTGTAGAAAATATAACAACAGCTATTATATAAAGCTCAAACTTCCCCATAATAGTTTATAATGTCACATTTGTTATTCATATGATTTAAACAAATTCACATTCCCATTAAACATCATACTTCAAAAGAAAACCTCCAGACAGGAGCACATACCAACGGAAAGGAGGAAAGCCACACAAGAGTATGTAAGTGATGACACCAGCTGCCCAAATGTCAACCTTGAGGCCATACCTGTAATTGAAGCGGAAGATAGCAGGTATCAGAGAGACTAAGGACATCTGCAAGTAGCAATAGTCCATTATCGGAATTATTGGAGCAGTTTTTGAAAGGCACATCACAGCAAATGCCCTACTAATCATGTCTCAGATGATGACTCACCCAGTCTCAGAGACAATCTCTGGTGCTACATAGGTAGGCGTGCCACACACAGTATAAAGGGGCCCGTTGACGACGGTAGCCAAGCCGAAATCACCTAGCTTCAGAGACTTGCTACCATCTTGGTGTTCAAACAcctgttaaaacacacacaataagggTAAGTGAGAAACCACAAGCAAATAGGTGaccaattaattttttttttttaaacaagatCTAGGAAAGGGACTTTGCTACATttgcattacagaaaaaacAGACCACACAGAATGCATATACCGACGCTCTCTCTAAGGAATACAATTGTGATTTCCGCTTAAATCATCACGTAAATATTATGTAACAAATGCAAAGATTTGCAAGTATTTCATGCTTTTCTTTTGCTGATATGAATGAATGTACTGAATTTATTCAATTCAGAAATCTTAAgttttaaaactacatttagaGTTAAtagaacaaatgtattttagatcTAGGTCAGACTTTACGGAGGGGATGTGTTAGAAAAGGAGTTCTAAATGACCACAGTCATATAATGATAGCAGTAAATACCTTCTGGAGTTGCgtacagtacatttaaatttaaatatttatttgtcctATGTACGTTACATGCCGTGATGTAGCTGTAATTGCAAGCTTGTACATACAAACTTTGGAAAAGTGACAAGGGGAATGGAAAGGGCATGAATAGGGAAGGTGGACCTATTAGGTTTGAAGACGGGACGCTTTAGCAATCTAGCTCCACTCACTGCCAGTACAAAATATTTTGTAATCATACTCACCAACAGGTTTTCTGGTTTTATGTCTCTGTGGACAATTTTGAGGCTGTGCAGGTACTTGATGCCACTTGCCAGGTTGAAAAGCATACAGCTGGCGTCTCgctctgtgtatttgtttgagGAGGTGATTGCATCAAAGAGATCGCCCCCCTGGAGAAAGAGTATTTGGGAAGTGAAAGAATAGCTATTGCTAGTTTTCAGCAATGATTTAGGGCTGAAGCAGCTTTATCCATTTGTATAGAAGTACAAGTATAAGTATAAAATGATGTTACAAAACAGATCTATCGTAAAAACTAAACTTATTGATCAAAAAATGTCACAATGAGCCCTAAAATACGGTTTTAGCGATTATACAATTTCTTCGTAAGAATTAACAAATGTGTAGTACCTTAACCAACTCCATTACAAGATAGAGCTCACTATAGGTGTCCATTTCCTCAATTAGAAGTACGATGTTGGGATGTTTCACACGCCGAAGGATTGACACTTCACTCTGGATCATGTGCTCCTGGGTAATAAAGAGAATGTAATCAAAGAAAGAGCCAACTATAAACACTGCATAGTGAAAATAATGGATACACATACATATCAGTGGAATGTAAGACTCAGTGATTTCAGAACAAATATGAAAGACAAACCAGTTTCAGAAACATCTTAGAAATTTGGAATGTCAGATAATGTTGATACTCGTTAACACGATTTGACTGATGGTGATATTTAAACGAGAAAAagatagaaacacatttttggtcCCAGAAAAGATACTGTAGCATCATTTGCTGAccaatgaagaaaataaagaaattgaaTGAGCATCCAAAACAGAACTCGATCAACATTGTACACACATAACTTCTTGACAATGAATTAGACCAAACTTGGAGGTGTGATAATTAAAGTAAACAGATGAATAGGCAGGCTCACCTTTCCCCTGCATTTATCTTTGCTGATGATCTTCAGAGCGTACTCTCGTCCAGTGGATCTCTCCACACACTCTCGGACAACAGCAAAGTTTCCGTCCCCTAAAGTCCTCCCCACTTTGTACCTCTCTGTTATGGACGCAGGGACTGAGGGGTACTCAtccactggctcagctgtggagggaaaaaaagaagatctATCTATATGAAAGGTATCCCATACATTACTTGTAAACAGTTTTTTCCACAATGTTATTATGATGTAATGTCACACCTTCACTGCCGGGCCCATCTCCTTCATCCATTGAGCTGCAAACCTTGGTAGAAGCTAAAGAGAGTGAAGAGCCACTGTGCTGAGATCCCTGGAGAACAAAAGAGACAACCATGTGAGTGAGAATAAAAGACACACTTGTCTTTCAAACTTTAGTGAAGgcaaagattttaaaaatgtgattacAGCCAGTTTACACAAAGCCTATTTGTTCCAGTCTGCCAGCTGTGAGTATTCAATTTATGattagatataaataaataaagagtggTGAAACATTATACTAACCTTTCCACCAGCATAAAGACTGGCATGTGGTTCCAAAAGGGATTGAGAGAAAATAATATCCTCTGCCACAGCCACAATGCCAACCCCAGCCAGCCTTATGATTAATTAATGATGGTATCACTGATAAATGGATTCTGCTCCAGAGTCGACAGTTTTGAGACTATGCAGTCTCAAAACTTGCTTGTTCGCCCAAAATCTATGATGatcaatgtgaaaatgtgactggtgacatttcatttaaaaaagcagctCTGAAGCATGATAATACATGTACAAACACAGTCTGTGTTTACCAAGGGTCATAAGGTGTTGGGGATTTGTCTTTAATACCTGAAAACATGTTGTATGCTAGCTGCTAATTACATCTGTACCTGTGAACACAGACCTGCAATCAACCACGCCATCTGTTTAAGATCTCTCAGTTACATAAACACTAGCAGTGTTTCCAGtcacatacaaaacaaacagtaaGGTCAATGATGTATAGCTATTGGAGGCTTACACATATTTGCTATGCAATTTTTTGAAGGTAAGACATTTATCAAATTTATCTCAATGAATATAGTTTCTGTTCACTCAATGTCACTAGAATACTTTTAAATAGTATTCATTGATGAAGACAAATTGTTGAACTCCTTTACCAAAGCTTCTAAGCTTATTACATATTATGA
This genomic interval from Cottoperca gobio chromosome 13, fCotGob3.1, whole genome shotgun sequence contains the following:
- the LOC115018216 gene encoding serine/threonine-protein kinase DCLK1-like isoform X1, producing the protein MELEHFDERDKAERYTRRGSRGNGLPSPTHSAHCSLYRTRTLQALTSEKKAKKVRFYRNGDRYFKGIVYAISQERFRSIEALLADLTRALSDNVNLPQGVRTIYTIDGTTKITAMDQLVEGESYVCASIEPYKMLDYTKNVNPNWAVGARTPVSIRDPSSLGSANAGYPETRESKDFIKPKLVTIVRSGVKPRKAVRILLNKKTAHSFEQVMTDITDAIQLDSGVVKKIYTVDGKMVSCLQDFFGDDDIFFASGPEKFRYQDDFNLDETECRVTKSASYGRLPSVMGLSLSGGMSRRRSKSPSSTGSANGTAGSQLSTPRSGKSPSPSPTSPASLRRRRGSQHSGSSLSLASTKVCSSMDEGDGPGSEAEPVDEYPSVPASITERYKVGRTLGDGNFAVVRECVERSTGREYALKIISKDKCRGKEHMIQSEVSILRRVKHPNIVLLIEEMDTYSELYLVMELVKGGDLFDAITSSNKYTERDASCMLFNLASGIKYLHSLKIVHRDIKPENLLVFEHQDGSKSLKLGDFGLATVVNGPLYTVCGTPTYVAPEIVSETGYGLKVDIWAAGVITYILLCGFPPFRCSGDDQEALLEQLLRGKLDFPAPYWDNVSDTAKALITGMLQVEVDERYTAVQVLEHLWVNDDGVSENEHQLPVAGKIKKHFNTGPKLNSTTAGVSVITTTPLDKEKQVFRRRRHQDVKLAPHLPHSMGAGASRSANPSLFVAEFTTESEDYSQSPADTIRTPTSPFK
- the LOC115018216 gene encoding serine/threonine-protein kinase DCLK1-like isoform X2, translated to MELEHFDERDKAERYTRRGSRGNGLPSPTHSAHCSLYRTRTLQALTSEKKAKKVRFYRNGDRYFKGIVYAISQERFRSIEALLADLTRALSDNVNLPQGVRTIYTIDGTTKITAMDQLVEGESYVCASIEPYKMLDYTKNVNPNWAVGARTPVSIRDPSSLGSANAGYPETRESKDFIKPKLVTIVRSGVKPRKAVRILLNKKTAHSFEQVMTDITDAIQLDSGVVKKIYTVDGKMVSCLQDFFGDDDIFFASGPEKFRYQDDFNLDETECRVTKSASYGRLPSVMGLSLSGGMSRRRSKSPSSTGSANGTAGSQLSTPRSGKSPSPSPTSPASLRRRRGSQHSGSSLSLASTKVCSSMDEGDGPGSEAEPVDEYPSVPASITERYKVGRTLGDGNFAVVRECVERSTGREYALKIISKDKCRGKEHMIQSEVSILRRVKHPNIVLLIEEMDTYSELYLVMELVKGGDLFDAITSSNKYTERDASCMLFNLASGIKYLHSLKIVHRDIKPENLLVFEHQDGSKSLKLGDFGLATVVNGPLYTVCGTPTYVAPEIVSETGYGLKVDIWAAGVITYILLCGFPPFRCGDDQEALLEQLLRGKLDFPAPYWDNVSDTAKALITGMLQVEVDERYTAVQVLEHLWVNDDGVSENEHQLPVAGKIKKHFNTGPKLNSTTAGVSVITTTPLDKEKQVFRRRRHQDVKLAPHLPHSMGAGASRSANPSLFVAEFTTESEDYSQSPADTIRTPTSPFK
- the LOC115018216 gene encoding serine/threonine-protein kinase DCLK1-like isoform X3, whose product is MELEHFDERDKAERYTRRGSRGNGLPSPTHSAHCSLYRTRTLQALTSEKKAKKVRFYRNGDRYFKGIVYAISQERFRSIEALLADLTRALSDNVNLPQGVRTIYTIDGTTKITAMDQLVEGESYVCASIEPYKMLDYTKNVNPNWAVGARTPVSIRDPSSLGSANAGYPETRESKDFIKPKLVTIVRSGVKPRKAVRILLNKKTAHSFEQVMTDITDAIQLDSGVVKKIYTVDGKMVSCLQDFFGDDDIFFASGPEKFRYQDDFNLDETECRVTKSASYGRLPSVMGLSLSGGMSRRRSKSPSSTGSANGTAGSQLSTPRSGKSPSPSPTSPASLRRRRGSQHSGSSLSLASTKVCSSMDEGDGPGSEAEPVDEYPSVPASITERYKVGRTLGDGNFAVVRECVERSTGREYALKIISKDKCRGKEHMIQSEVSILRRVKHPNIVLLIEEMDTYSELYLVMELVKGGDLFDAITSSNKYTERDASCMLFNLASGIKYLHSLKIVHRDIKPENLLVFEHQDGSKSLKLGDFGLATVVNGPLYTVCGTPTYVAPEIVSETGYGLKVDIWAAGVITYILLCGFPPFRCSGDDQEALLEQLLRGKLDFPAPYWDNVSDTAKALITGMLQVEVDERYTAVQVLEHLWVNDDGVSENEHQLPVAGKIKKHFNTGPKLNSTTAGVSVITLDEDFTIQRSGSLDHYQHPGLYWIRQRHLIRRSKFSDEDATRM